From Coriobacteriaceae bacterium, a single genomic window includes:
- a CDS encoding SpaA isopeptide-forming pilin-related protein: protein MLKPFGKKTNTAKRALRVLAVPLAACALMFGATSASADQAVPFSNHTVQTVNPTGTTVNLFDYWVVNGDNDSSKNINNDNKNDNTGINKDHQLKFNGGAGSGINKWTGKSVIGGFGRLSFVKNTLIKGYPSINAGTYTSYNTHGTYKDESLDYLFNNDSQANGKQDGKAVHNNVQGLFQLKDGYYVYDSYGSDGNYAVYNFTTNSFDVYDKAGVYKDSVSDANRGQFFPFDSADKVFEERNGRLSPIGITDGTNDKLNHHFGMSMTTEFVQPAGGKTTDNNDMIFKFSGDDDVWVYIDGVLVGDLGGIHEKATLDINFATGVVRVGHIDGANGSPKYFPDTTIKAMFKAAGADTTNFRDNTFCDSTKHTLSFFYLERGAGASNMSLKFNLTTLPSSEVAKVDQNGEAVNGATFKLYRSDGPDADWNKGELVAQGTTKDGGQLILQKSNGSVLSFDEEHNTNHCDYFVLKETGLPEGYRSSLTSSTTATPGELHLQYKQAAASGSGGVVVAPQTTVTTADGKSWTGSRMWLNGGYLAAKETISLDKDTQDNKGNAISSGTTFAVVLKLTGASEDHTSEDAWTAVTGNPLNGYKLCSAHGIAGAVEAAKSADTSVFDVDTKGDYVVTVRSLPGDIEKYAAMMTDKSKAEYTVAVYHTTASSLAGATIDNTSMVQYQTINSQFSTVIHLTNVQNRLFVQKVDDLGKPVNGATFELYQAKDVAGDSPSTYAIKSGATPYDTVQANGMSYPYEIKGAACFPIDSANHAPLIKGVYYLRESVGPDGYEINNTITKVIVDDSGVYVDAGDTDDGVRSMSGPGSLIASLAQFGSPDAIDNTLTHIKGKLQSATVDASGNLTWGQENTAEGVTPSLADKMMHMRYDKTTQRTKSVLRYVEDGGPRNGQLAIIYADTGINRMALYQEDDSTYIGDASKTRTDLGTLQLNHLFTTATAVQYTDRRVARLQVTKTVTADNGLTAPTKDANGNDLTFTFKFTLPDSEEGYEARVFDANGKSMGNSFTLKNGDTHSIKAGETIRVYDLKKDDSYSVSELTTKGEESSGNVLASIVNTVTGSAGESVLPAGFSLVSRKAGGEEQSGTGNTITGKIVALEDGKIPASNKLEFTNNYSVNLVKNGLSAKKVLEGRNWADGDTFIVQLAAEDGVPMPKGAKSKVSTVELTKNAQTQTVGDITYKTATFGDITYVKPGTYTYTISEVIPGSDAGADGISYSAARYKAEVVVEDNQAGALVVKSVKMTQERNDAGDDTKTEVADAIFTNRYDEHERNITIHAQKSLTDNAGTFLLAQNTFSFTLEGMGGYADDDAAFDPKTVVPSIKAPMPQGTEGNTATVGNNADDGAVTWPAISYTAKPDAGRAYVYKFAENPGSVAGMTYDGSVYYAVVRNAEKGAGIQTSVEYYKAAEDGSVEKLDNNATPSFTNIYSVEPTSATLQGQKTVSGRDWNQGESYTFNLAAATDDAGATGLSKTTAQAVKDGAVAVNVNQAVAGAPESGRVASFSFGTEAAPTVTFNRAGTFSFNITENAAQDGQAGMSMDKHTARATVVVTDLNESGNHTGKLHVSSVSYANTGASDTDKDITDKAAFTNAYHASGTFGGVTVSKTLEGRASTAGQFTFAVTGLWYNGVQTSVDGAEANLSNKAAKAGVSGAVVGASGAEKLFARKLTEQDLGHTFAYRIHENQPATAAGYTYDTGYTGDAIVLVKVLARKDDPAKLYTVTTVLKGAGVTELLGDGADASALTDEKIVELKQDSHTYVQQYDASETGATTPAVSFVNRYTASLDYGANGGLQIEKTLTYPKDATIFGSPKSTFRYIVKPADETSASKVGISTNDKVFETANVEANAPKTVSLVPAGGLTFTQDDAGKTFTYTVSEIDDKATGYTYDETVHTVRAVVADNGDGTLRVTTSVSKQVDGKDELEGQWIYPSDATSTGVATVKFKNTYTVAEAATYTPSVTKVVAGANAPDKFTFAMTAADDVTKAAIDGKLITGSSMSAENGYAEKKQTKEGLKDGEHYQLDFSKLTFNKPGTYKFAINEVAANSGLGEWKYDQHVYTVTVTVTDEGGKLVARADGTTGSEGFIFTNSYQTSTSYELQGGLEIVKTLNGHDLHAGMFGFTVTGEDDASIEKLNKLLRADEGKLTVTNDEPQADGTSHTGILGGLTFATGDADKTFAYKIVENGGGRGGYTYDSVDFRSQPNTLSG, encoded by the coding sequence CGACGAGTGCGTCGGCCGATCAAGCGGTTCCTTTTAGCAACCATACCGTGCAGACGGTGAATCCCACCGGCACTACGGTCAATCTGTTCGACTACTGGGTCGTGAACGGCGACAACGACAGCTCGAAGAACATAAACAACGACAACAAGAATGACAACACCGGCATCAATAAAGACCATCAGCTCAAGTTCAATGGCGGTGCCGGATCGGGCATTAATAAATGGACGGGAAAAAGTGTTATTGGCGGCTTTGGACGTCTTTCGTTTGTGAAGAACACACTGATAAAGGGCTATCCGTCGATCAATGCTGGCACCTACACCTCGTATAACACGCACGGTACGTACAAAGACGAGTCGCTCGATTATCTCTTTAATAACGACAGCCAGGCAAATGGCAAGCAGGACGGCAAGGCCGTTCACAACAACGTACAAGGCCTTTTCCAGCTCAAGGATGGCTATTACGTTTACGATTCGTACGGCTCTGACGGCAACTATGCTGTGTATAACTTCACGACTAACTCCTTTGACGTCTACGATAAGGCGGGCGTATATAAGGACAGCGTGTCGGATGCGAATCGGGGTCAGTTCTTCCCCTTTGACTCGGCTGACAAGGTTTTTGAAGAGAGGAACGGCCGGCTCTCTCCTATAGGAATAACGGACGGAACGAACGATAAGCTCAACCACCACTTTGGCATGTCCATGACCACGGAGTTCGTCCAGCCTGCGGGTGGCAAGACCACCGATAACAATGACATGATCTTTAAGTTCTCGGGTGACGATGACGTCTGGGTCTATATCGACGGCGTGCTCGTGGGCGATCTGGGTGGCATCCACGAGAAGGCGACGCTTGATATTAACTTCGCTACTGGTGTGGTGCGCGTTGGACATATTGATGGCGCAAATGGTTCACCAAAGTATTTTCCGGATACTACCATCAAAGCAATGTTCAAAGCCGCCGGCGCAGATACCACCAACTTCCGCGACAACACCTTCTGCGACAGCACCAAGCACACGCTGAGCTTCTTCTACCTGGAGCGTGGCGCGGGCGCATCGAACATGTCGCTTAAGTTCAACCTCACCACCCTGCCGTCGTCCGAGGTCGCGAAGGTCGACCAAAACGGCGAGGCAGTCAATGGCGCAACCTTCAAGCTGTACCGGTCCGATGGACCAGATGCCGACTGGAATAAGGGTGAGCTCGTCGCTCAGGGCACGACGAAAGACGGGGGTCAGCTGATACTTCAAAAGTCGAACGGCTCCGTCCTCTCGTTTGACGAAGAGCACAACACCAATCATTGCGACTACTTTGTACTCAAAGAGACAGGCCTGCCCGAGGGATACCGCTCGAGCCTGACCTCGTCGACCACTGCAACGCCAGGTGAGCTGCACCTGCAGTATAAGCAAGCTGCGGCGAGTGGCTCGGGTGGTGTGGTGGTTGCACCGCAGACGACGGTCACCACGGCCGACGGCAAGTCATGGACGGGTAGCCGCATGTGGCTGAACGGCGGCTATCTGGCCGCTAAGGAGACTATTTCCCTAGATAAAGATACGCAAGACAATAAAGGCAACGCCATTAGTTCGGGTACGACGTTTGCCGTCGTACTCAAGCTCACCGGTGCGAGCGAGGACCACACAAGCGAAGACGCGTGGACGGCGGTCACGGGCAACCCGCTCAATGGCTATAAGCTGTGCTCCGCGCACGGCATTGCCGGTGCGGTCGAGGCTGCCAAATCGGCGGACACGAGTGTCTTTGATGTTGATACCAAGGGCGACTACGTGGTGACGGTCAGGTCGCTGCCCGGAGATATCGAGAAGTACGCCGCCATGATGACGGACAAGTCGAAGGCGGAATATACCGTGGCGGTGTATCACACCACGGCATCGTCTCTGGCGGGGGCAACCATCGACAACACCTCTATGGTCCAATATCAAACGATAAACAGTCAGTTTTCTACGGTGATCCACCTCACCAATGTTCAGAACCGTCTGTTTGTGCAGAAGGTTGACGACCTGGGCAAGCCCGTGAACGGCGCGACGTTTGAGCTGTACCAGGCCAAGGACGTTGCCGGCGATAGTCCCAGCACGTATGCCATCAAGTCCGGTGCCACGCCGTATGACACCGTGCAGGCGAACGGCATGAGCTACCCGTATGAGATCAAGGGCGCCGCATGCTTCCCGATCGATTCGGCAAATCACGCGCCCCTTATCAAGGGGGTCTACTACCTGCGAGAGTCTGTAGGCCCGGATGGCTATGAGATTAACAACACGATTACCAAGGTGATCGTGGATGATTCGGGCGTGTACGTGGACGCCGGCGATACGGACGACGGTGTGCGCAGCATGAGCGGCCCGGGCTCGCTGATTGCATCCTTGGCACAGTTCGGCTCCCCCGACGCTATCGATAACACCCTTACGCATATCAAGGGCAAATTGCAGAGCGCGACCGTTGACGCAAGCGGAAATCTGACGTGGGGTCAAGAGAACACCGCCGAGGGCGTGACGCCCTCACTTGCAGATAAAATGATGCACATGCGCTACGACAAGACGACGCAGAGAACCAAGTCGGTCTTGCGCTATGTCGAGGACGGCGGCCCGCGCAACGGACAGTTGGCAATTATCTATGCCGATACGGGCATCAACCGCATGGCCCTGTACCAAGAAGATGACTCAACATATATAGGAGATGCTTCCAAGACGCGTACCGATCTGGGCACGCTTCAGCTCAATCATCTCTTTACCACGGCAACGGCCGTGCAGTATACCGATCGTCGCGTGGCACGCCTGCAAGTGACTAAGACCGTGACGGCGGACAATGGCCTTACCGCGCCCACCAAGGATGCGAACGGCAACGATCTGACGTTTACGTTTAAGTTCACCCTGCCGGATTCCGAGGAGGGCTATGAGGCACGCGTATTCGATGCGAATGGCAAGTCCATGGGCAACTCCTTTACGCTTAAGAACGGCGACACCCATTCCATCAAGGCCGGCGAGACCATTCGCGTTTACGACCTTAAGAAGGACGACAGCTACAGCGTGAGCGAGCTCACCACCAAGGGCGAGGAGTCCAGTGGCAATGTGCTGGCGAGCATCGTTAACACTGTGACCGGCTCTGCCGGCGAGTCGGTGCTTCCGGCTGGCTTTAGCCTCGTGAGCCGCAAGGCCGGCGGCGAGGAGCAGTCCGGAACCGGTAACACTATCACGGGCAAGATCGTCGCGCTCGAGGACGGAAAGATTCCCGCGAGCAACAAGCTAGAGTTCACCAACAACTACAGTGTCAACCTCGTAAAGAATGGCCTAAGCGCCAAGAAGGTGCTCGAGGGCCGCAATTGGGCCGATGGCGATACCTTTATCGTGCAGCTTGCGGCCGAGGACGGCGTCCCCATGCCCAAGGGCGCCAAGAGCAAGGTGTCGACGGTCGAGCTTACCAAGAATGCCCAGACGCAAACGGTTGGCGACATCACCTATAAGACGGCAACGTTTGGCGACATCACCTATGTCAAGCCCGGCACGTACACCTATACCATCTCGGAGGTTATCCCCGGTTCCGATGCCGGGGCAGACGGCATAAGCTACTCCGCCGCCCGCTATAAAGCGGAGGTCGTGGTGGAGGACAACCAAGCTGGTGCTCTTGTCGTTAAGAGCGTGAAGATGACGCAGGAGCGCAACGACGCGGGCGACGACACCAAGACAGAGGTTGCCGACGCGATCTTCACCAACCGCTACGACGAGCATGAGAGGAACATCACCATCCATGCTCAAAAGAGCCTAACCGACAACGCCGGGACCTTCCTGCTTGCCCAGAATACCTTTAGCTTTACGCTTGAGGGTATGGGCGGCTATGCGGACGACGACGCAGCGTTCGACCCCAAGACGGTCGTACCGAGCATCAAGGCCCCCATGCCTCAGGGTACCGAGGGCAACACTGCGACCGTGGGCAACAACGCCGATGATGGCGCGGTGACCTGGCCGGCGATCTCCTATACCGCCAAGCCGGATGCGGGACGCGCTTACGTTTACAAGTTCGCTGAGAATCCCGGCAGCGTCGCGGGTATGACCTACGACGGATCGGTTTATTACGCCGTAGTACGCAACGCCGAGAAGGGTGCCGGCATCCAGACTTCGGTTGAGTACTACAAGGCCGCAGAGGACGGCTCGGTAGAGAAACTGGACAACAACGCCACACCGTCCTTTACCAATATATATAGCGTGGAGCCCACGAGCGCGACCCTGCAGGGCCAAAAGACTGTGAGCGGTCGCGACTGGAACCAGGGCGAGAGCTATACCTTTAACCTCGCTGCCGCTACGGACGATGCCGGCGCGACCGGTTTGAGCAAGACCACCGCGCAAGCGGTAAAGGACGGGGCCGTTGCCGTTAACGTCAACCAGGCTGTCGCCGGCGCGCCCGAGTCGGGACGCGTGGCATCGTTCTCCTTTGGCACCGAAGCCGCCCCGACCGTGACGTTCAACCGCGCAGGCACCTTTAGCTTCAATATCACCGAGAATGCCGCGCAGGATGGCCAGGCGGGCATGTCCATGGACAAGCACACCGCACGCGCGACCGTTGTGGTGACCGATCTGAACGAGTCGGGCAACCACACGGGCAAGCTGCACGTGTCGAGCGTGAGCTACGCCAACACCGGTGCCTCCGATACGGATAAGGACATAACCGACAAGGCCGCCTTTACCAACGCATACCATGCGTCGGGCACTTTTGGCGGCGTGACGGTGAGCAAGACCCTTGAGGGCCGCGCCTCTACCGCGGGCCAGTTTACCTTTGCCGTGACGGGCCTTTGGTACAACGGCGTCCAGACGTCGGTCGATGGCGCCGAGGCCAACCTGTCCAACAAGGCGGCGAAGGCCGGCGTGTCCGGCGCCGTGGTGGGCGCGAGTGGGGCGGAGAAGCTCTTTGCCCGTAAACTCACGGAGCAGGATCTGGGCCATACGTTTGCCTATCGCATCCACGAGAACCAGCCTGCTACTGCTGCCGGCTACACCTATGACACCGGCTACACCGGCGATGCCATCGTGCTCGTTAAGGTTCTAGCACGCAAGGACGACCCCGCTAAGCTCTACACCGTGACGACCGTGCTCAAGGGTGCGGGTGTGACGGAGCTGCTGGGCGACGGCGCCGACGCGAGCGCGCTGACGGACGAAAAGATCGTCGAGCTCAAGCAAGATTCGCATACTTACGTGCAGCAGTACGATGCAAGTGAGACCGGCGCCACGACGCCTGCTGTCTCGTTTGTGAACCGTTACACGGCAAGTCTCGACTATGGCGCCAATGGCGGTTTGCAGATCGAGAAGACGTTGACGTATCCCAAGGACGCGACCATTTTTGGCTCGCCTAAGAGCACGTTCCGTTATATCGTCAAGCCTGCTGACGAGACGTCTGCCAGCAAGGTTGGCATTTCCACGAATGACAAGGTCTTTGAGACCGCAAATGTCGAGGCCAACGCTCCCAAGACCGTAAGTTTGGTACCTGCGGGCGGGCTGACCTTCACTCAGGATGATGCCGGCAAGACGTTCACCTATACGGTGAGCGAGATTGACGACAAAGCGACGGGCTATACGTACGACGAGACGGTCCATACGGTTAGGGCCGTCGTAGCGGATAACGGCGACGGCACGCTTAGGGTCACGACATCGGTAAGCAAGCAGGTCGATGGCAAGGACGAGCTCGAGGGCCAGTGGATCTACCCGTCGGATGCGACGTCTACCGGTGTCGCGACGGTCAAATTCAAGAACACCTATACGGTCGCCGAGGCAGCAACCTATACTCCGTCCGTGACCAAGGTGGTTGCCGGTGCCAATGCTCCGGACAAGTTTACCTTTGCCATGACCGCGGCCGATGATGTCACCAAGGCTGCTATCGACGGCAAGCTCATCACCGGCTCTTCGATGAGTGCGGAGAACGGCTACGCTGAGAAGAAGCAAACGAAGGAGGGCCTCAAGGACGGGGAGCACTACCAGCTTGACTTCTCGAAGCTCACCTTCAACAAGCCGGGCACGTATAAGTTCGCTATTAACGAGGTGGCTGCGAACAGCGGTCTTGGCGAGTGGAAGTATGACCAGCACGTCTATACCGTGACGGTCACCGTAACCGATGAGGGCGGCAAACTTGTAGCGCGTGCCGATGGCACGACCGGCTCGGAAGGCTTCATCTTTACCAATAGTTACCAAACTTCAACGAGCTACGAGCTCCAGGGCGGTTTGGAGATCGTCAAGACGCTTAACGGGCACGATCTGCATGCCGGCATGTTTGGCTTTACGGTGACGGGCGAAGACGATGCTTCAATCGAAAAGCTCAACAAGCTGCTGCGCGCGGATGAGGGTAAGCTCACCGTTACGAACGATGAACCGCAGGCCGATGGCACGTCCCACACCGGTATTTTGGGCGGCCTGACCTTCGCGACGGGCGATGCGGACAAGACGTTTGCCTACAAGATTGTCGAGAATGGCGGCGGTAGGGGCGGCTATACATACGACTCGGTTGATTTCCGATCTCAGCCGAACACATTGAGCGGATAG
- a CDS encoding IS30 family transposase: MSGKRKKGPEKAAPRAYGRLTRHERDTVQRMLERGASCREIARELGRSPSTVSAEVASHRFVTAPKARRGERVDGSADLSAACPRLAAWPRCCNGCGRYRAVGCKRRPHVFYEARAAQLCADSVLVSSRRGIDADEPAAAARLEAIRGCLRRGLSPEQMAACNGGPVDLSPSTIYRWVAAGYDGMTNMELRRKVGYRPRKRAAGRAATRHSARRSHAAFLALGEDACAAAWEMDTVEGAREDSACLLTLLHRPSRLQLALLLEAKDSASVEAALEGVRSVLGADGMGRVFRAVLTDNGAEFSDEGAIAALLGEGPGETRLFYCDPRRSDQKGACERNHVEIRKLLPKGACLRFDRLAPADLALAMSHVNSEPRGALGFSTPARAFRAMLGGDAAALLDAYGVEEVPIGELDLTPGLIERARAERGDAPLA; encoded by the coding sequence ATGTCCGGAAAGAGGAAGAAGGGTCCCGAGAAGGCGGCCCCGAGGGCCTACGGCAGGCTCACCAGGCACGAGCGGGACACGGTCCAGAGGATGCTGGAACGCGGGGCCTCGTGCAGGGAGATCGCGAGGGAGCTGGGCAGGTCGCCCTCGACGGTGAGCGCCGAGGTGGCGTCGCACAGGTTCGTGACGGCGCCGAAGGCCAGGCGCGGCGAGCGCGTGGACGGCTCGGCCGACCTGTCGGCGGCCTGCCCGCGCCTGGCCGCGTGGCCGCGCTGCTGCAACGGCTGCGGCCGCTACCGCGCGGTGGGCTGCAAGCGCCGCCCGCACGTCTTCTACGAGGCCCGCGCCGCGCAGCTGTGCGCCGACTCGGTGCTCGTCTCGTCCAGGCGCGGGATCGATGCCGACGAGCCGGCCGCGGCGGCCAGGCTGGAGGCCATAAGGGGCTGCCTGCGCCGGGGGCTGTCCCCCGAGCAGATGGCGGCGTGCAACGGCGGGCCGGTGGACCTGTCGCCGTCGACCATCTACCGCTGGGTCGCGGCGGGCTACGACGGCATGACCAACATGGAGCTCAGGCGCAAGGTCGGCTACAGGCCGCGCAAGCGCGCCGCCGGCCGGGCGGCCACGCGCCACTCCGCCCGCAGGTCGCACGCCGCGTTCCTCGCCCTCGGGGAGGACGCGTGCGCCGCGGCCTGGGAGATGGACACCGTCGAGGGCGCCAGGGAGGACTCGGCCTGCCTGCTCACGCTGCTCCACCGCCCCAGCAGGCTCCAGCTGGCGCTCCTGCTCGAGGCGAAGGACTCGGCGAGCGTGGAGGCGGCGCTGGAGGGCGTGCGCTCGGTGCTGGGCGCCGACGGCATGGGGAGGGTCTTCCGCGCCGTGCTCACCGACAACGGCGCGGAGTTCTCCGACGAGGGCGCGATCGCGGCGCTCCTCGGCGAGGGGCCGGGCGAGACGAGGCTGTTCTACTGCGACCCCAGGCGCAGCGACCAGAAGGGCGCCTGCGAGCGAAACCACGTCGAGATAAGGAAGCTGCTTCCCAAGGGCGCGTGCCTCAGGTTCGACCGGCTCGCCCCGGCGGACCTGGCGCTGGCCATGTCGCACGTGAACTCCGAGCCCCGCGGCGCGCTCGGCTTCTCGACGCCCGCCCGCGCCTTCAGGGCGATGCTCGGCGGCGACGCGGCGGCGCTGCTGGACGCCTACGGCGTGGAGGAGGTGCCCATCGGCGAACTCGACCTGACGCCGGGCCTCATCGAGAGGGCGCGCGCCGAGAGGGGCGATGCCCCGCTGGCCTAG